The genome window ATATTATCTCAATTCGGTTTCTGAGGTTTTGGGAATGAGATCCGAGACGGTTTTTGAAGAATTTGAGTCCTTCATAAACAGAACGCAAAGACCGAAAGCTCAAAATGAAACCAAAGTTGAATCAGACAGCAAAGAAGATTTGAAATGGAACAACAAACTTTTTATAGCGGCGAAGATCGACGTATATAATAAAAAGGAACTTGCTCTCAATGATGACCAAAAAAATGAAATTGGACAGGGATTAAGTAGATCTTTTGAGGAGATATTCGAAGAAAGTCCTGAAGACTCTTTGAATTCCGCGGATATAAAAGAGAAAGAAAAATATTTATTTGAGTCTGAAGCAGGATTTAAGAGTTTACAAAGTTTACAAAAAGATGTTGAATATTTATTAAACAGAATTAAGATACAAAGTTTGGAAAGGGAGGCCAGAATTATTTTACAAAAGATCAAAGAAGCAGAGAACGAGGGAGACAAATCAAAAGCCTCAACGTCTCTTGAGGAGTACGAAGCTGTTAGTAAAAAATTACAATCCTTAAAAGATAATGTCTAAGTTATGAGTACAAACAAGAAAACCGACAAAAAAACAACAAAGAAAACTACATCCAATAAAAAAGTGGATGAATTCGAAAAGAAATCAAATAAACTTCTCAAAAAAGGAAAGGAGCGTGGTTTTATTACGTTTGATGAAATATTAAAAGAATTTCCAAATATTGAAGACAATATCTTAGATTTAGAGCAACTTTACGAAAAGTTGAACACAGCTGGGGTCGACGTTTTAGAAAGTTCAGGTATTTTGCAATTAGATGAAGAAAGAGACAAGAAACAAGCGTACGCTAGAAAGCCTTCAGCCTACGACTCCATTCAAATGTATCTAAAAGAGATCGGTCAATACCCCCTTATATCAGCAGCCGAAGAAAGAGAATTAGCCAAGCGTATCGAAGCCGGAGATGAAGATGCAAAAACCTTACTCGCGCGAGCAAACCTGCGTCTCGTGGTCTCGATCGCAAAAAAATATGTAGGTCGTAGTCCTGACCTGACCCTCCTCGATCTAATCCAAGAAGGCAATTTGGGTCTTTTCAAAGCCGTTGACAAATTTGACTGGGAGAAAGGGTTTAAGTTCTCTACTTATGCTACTTGGTGGATCAGACAAGCGATCACTAGAGCTCTTGCCGACCAGTCACGTACCATCAGGATCCCTGTGCATATGGTCGAAACCATAGCCAAATACAAACAAGTTGTTCGCCGCCTCAGCCAAGATCTTGGCCGTGATCCAATGCCGGAGGAGATCTCAACTGAAATGGGCATCGACTTGGACAAGATATACACAATAATCAAAATTGACCAAGACACCGTTTCCTTGGAGAGTCCGGTTGGAGATGAATCGGATGGAAAGTCTACCTTGGGAGATTTTATTCCTGACGAAACTCTTCTTTCACCTGACTATGAATCATCTAAGCGAATTCTCTCAGACCAGGTTAATCAAATACTCGGAGACCTAACTCCCAAAGAACGAAAAATACTTGAAATGCGGAACGGAATATTAGATGGAGTAAACCACACCCTAGAAGAAGTTGGTAAAGAGTTCGGTGTCACGCGAGAACGTATTAGGCAAATTGAAGCAAAAGCGCACGAAAAAATACGTCAACACGAAAAATCAAATCGCTTGAAAAATTATTAATTTAAATAAAACGGAGTAATTAATACTCCGTTTTTATATATTACTTGCCAGCTGGTATAATTCACAAATGACCCAAAACGCATATAAACAAGCGTTAGCAAAGCTCAATACGGCGCAACGAGCGGCCGTAGAAACAATAGAAGGACCGGTAGTCGTAGTAGCTGGTCCGGGAACCGGAAAAACACATGTCTTAACAACACGCATAGCTCACATTTTGCACGAAACAGACTCTACGCCCGATTCAATATTGGCCTTGACTTTTACCGAAGCCGGAGCTAGCGCTATGCAACTTCGCTTGTATGAACTTATCGGCAAAGACGCGTACAAAACCCAAATTGCAACTTTTCATGGGTTCGCAAACCAAATTATCCAAGAATTTCCTGAGTACTTCCCGCGTATCATAGGAGCAAGACAGGTTGATTCCTTAGAACGACTCGAATTAATTGAAAAGATCCTCACAGAAGGCAATTTTGAGCTTCTAAAGCCCTTCGGAAACGAACTCTTCTATGTAAAAAGCATATCTCAGGTAATACAAGACATTAAAAGAGAAGGGTATGATCCTCATAAATTCGAAAACTTAATAAAAGAGCAGTCAAAAGATTTTGGATCGATCGAAGATCTTTATCATTCAAAAGGAAAAAATGAAGGTGAGATGAAAGGGAAATACAAAGTCCTTGAAAGAAAGATAGAGAAGAACTTTGAATTACTTCAAGTTTTTCGCGAGTATGAACGCATAAAGCAAGAACAAAAACTTTTTGATTACGAAGATACTATTCTTGAGTTACTGTACGCTTTGGAAAATGAAGATGATCTACTTTCAGCTCTTCAAGAGAGATATTTATATATACTTGCTGATGAACATCAAGATTCAAACCGCGCGCAAAACAAAATACTAGATCATATCTCGAGTTTTCATGAAAACCCCAATATTTTTATAGTAGGAGACGACAAACAGGCTATATACAGATTTCAAGGGGCATCACTCGAAAACTTTCAGTATTTCTTTAAACCGGCACCCCGAAGCGACTACAATTGAACTTACCGAGAATTATAGGTCCTCCCAACATATTCTTGATATCTCACAAGACCTGATATCAAACAATCCGACCCTCAGTGAAAAAACACTGATTGCCGCTACAGACCGCGAGAATATAGACACACTTCTTTTTTCTTCAAACAATGAAACAGAAGAGGCTCATACAGTTGCGACTGAAATAAGATCTATTCAAAATAACTCTCCTGAAGACACGATCGCTGTACTGTTTAGAAATAACAAAGAAGCTCAAGATCTGAGTTTGGCTCTAGAGAGGCAGGGAATTGATTATTTTAAAAGATCCGGCTCAACAGAAGAAATGGATCCTTATACAGAGCAGTTACTTACTCTCTTGTCCATAGTTGACCACCCAACTGATGAAAACATTGGCAAAGCTTTATTCTTTGACTGCTTTGGTATAGACGCATTAGATATAGCTGACTTTTTGAAAAGTATCAGGAAAGAAGAAAAAACCATTAGAGACTTAGTAAAAGAGTTGCCAACTAATTCAGAGATAAATGAGTCGATTGAAAAACTCTTTGAACTCCATAAGTATTCTCACAATCATAGTTTTTTTGATACTTTTGAAAAAACCTTAAAAGAAACTGGCTTACTT of Candidatus Campbellbacteria bacterium contains these proteins:
- a CDS encoding sigma-70 family RNA polymerase sigma factor, giving the protein MSTNKKTDKKTTKKTTSNKKVDEFEKKSNKLLKKGKERGFITFDEILKEFPNIEDNILDLEQLYEKLNTAGVDVLESSGILQLDEERDKKQAYARKPSAYDSIQMYLKEIGQYPLISAAEERELAKRIEAGDEDAKTLLARANLRLVVSIAKKYVGRSPDLTLLDLIQEGNLGLFKAVDKFDWEKGFKFSTYATWWIRQAITRALADQSRTIRIPVHMVETIAKYKQVVRRLSQDLGRDPMPEEISTEMGIDLDKIYTIIKIDQDTVSLESPVGDESDGKSTLGDFIPDETLLSPDYESSKRILSDQVNQILGDLTPKERKILEMRNGILDGVNHTLEEVGKEFGVTRERIRQIEAKAHEKIRQHEKSNRLKNY
- a CDS encoding UvrD-helicase domain-containing protein, with protein sequence MTQNAYKQALAKLNTAQRAAVETIEGPVVVVAGPGTGKTHVLTTRIAHILHETDSTPDSILALTFTEAGASAMQLRLYELIGKDAYKTQIATFHGFANQIIQEFPEYFPRIIGARQVDSLERLELIEKILTEGNFELLKPFGNELFYVKSISQVIQDIKREGYDPHKFENLIKEQSKDFGSIEDLYHSKGKNEGEMKGKYKVLERKIEKNFELLQVFREYERIKQEQKLFDYEDTILELLYALENEDDLLSALQERYLYILADEHQDSNRAQNKILDHISSFHENPNIFIVGDDKQAIYRFQGASLENFQYFFKPAPRSDYN